A window of Blastomonas sp. SL216 contains these coding sequences:
- the argJ gene encoding bifunctional glutamate N-acetyltransferase/amino-acid acetyltransferase ArgJ has translation MTHPVSPLALPFPALPAIAGVTPRVARAHYKDWDRCDLSFVELVAGTSVAGVTTTSKCPSPEVEWCRAALPQGQARALIVSAGNSNAFTGGKGRAAVQLLVEAASARLGCAAEEIFVSATGVIGVPLPQDKARAGLEAAFSAEPCDWRALTDAIGTTDTFPKAATTSAMIGDTKVQLIGVIKGSGMIAPDMATMLGYIFTDAAIAPALLQEMLGAANRRTFSCITVDSDTSTSDTVLAFATGQAGHARLDNMDSPGADAFAAALTDLCRQLAHLVVRDGEGASKFIEVRVTGAVSDESAHHIALSIANSPLVKTAIAGEDANWGRVVMAVGKAGEPAERDLLSIRFGGVEVAAQGEVVNGYDEAPVAAHLKGSDILVEADLGLGDGRATVWTCDLTHGYISINADYRS, from the coding sequence ATGACTCACCCGGTTTCCCCACTTGCGCTTCCCTTCCCCGCACTGCCCGCGATTGCCGGCGTCACGCCGCGCGTGGCGCGCGCGCACTACAAGGATTGGGACCGCTGTGACCTGAGCTTTGTCGAGCTGGTCGCCGGGACGAGCGTTGCAGGCGTGACCACGACGAGCAAATGCCCCTCGCCCGAGGTTGAATGGTGCCGCGCCGCCCTGCCCCAGGGTCAGGCGCGCGCGCTGATCGTCAGCGCCGGCAATTCCAATGCTTTCACCGGCGGCAAGGGCCGCGCGGCGGTGCAACTGCTGGTCGAAGCTGCATCGGCCCGCCTCGGCTGCGCAGCGGAGGAGATTTTCGTCTCGGCCACCGGCGTGATCGGCGTCCCCCTGCCGCAGGACAAGGCGCGGGCAGGGCTGGAGGCCGCGTTCAGCGCCGAACCTTGCGACTGGCGCGCGCTGACCGACGCCATCGGCACCACCGACACCTTCCCCAAGGCCGCCACGACCAGCGCGATGATCGGCGATACCAAGGTCCAGCTCATCGGCGTGATCAAGGGCTCGGGGATGATCGCGCCCGACATGGCAACGATGCTCGGCTATATCTTCACCGATGCCGCCATTGCTCCGGCGCTGTTGCAGGAGATGCTCGGCGCCGCCAACCGGCGCACCTTCAGCTGCATCACCGTCGATAGCGACACCTCGACCAGCGACACGGTGCTGGCCTTTGCCACCGGCCAAGCCGGGCATGCGCGGCTAGACAATATGGACAGCCCCGGCGCGGACGCATTTGCCGCCGCGCTCACCGATCTGTGCCGCCAGCTGGCGCATCTGGTGGTGCGCGATGGCGAAGGCGCGAGCAAGTTCATCGAAGTGCGGGTGACCGGCGCGGTATCCGACGAGAGCGCGCATCACATCGCGCTGTCGATCGCCAATTCGCCGCTGGTCAAGACCGCGATCGCAGGCGAGGATGCCAATTGGGGCCGCGTTGTCATGGCGGTCGGCAAGGCCGGCGAGCCCGCCGAGCGCGACCTGCTCTCGATCCGCTTCGGCGGGGTCGAGGTCGCCGCGCAAGGCGAGGTCGTCAACGGCTATGACGAGGCCCCGGTCGCCGCCCATCTCAAGGGCAGCGACATTCTGGTCGAGGCTGACCTGGGCCTAGGCGATGGCCGCGCCACCGTGTGGACCTGCGACCTGACCCATGGCTATATCTCGATCAACGCCGATTACCGGAGCTGA
- the trxA gene encoding thioredoxin has product MATTAVSDASFEADVLKSDKPVLVDFWAEWCGPCKMIGPALEEISDELADKVTIAKINIDDNPDAPAKYGVRGIPTMILFDKGQIVETKVGAAPKSALKSWLEGALPA; this is encoded by the coding sequence ATGGCAACCACTGCAGTCAGCGACGCGAGCTTCGAAGCCGATGTCCTGAAGTCCGACAAGCCCGTTCTGGTCGATTTCTGGGCCGAATGGTGCGGCCCGTGCAAGATGATCGGCCCCGCTCTTGAAGAGATCAGCGACGAGCTGGCCGACAAGGTCACCATCGCCAAGATCAATATCGACGACAACCCCGATGCCCCCGCGAAATACGGCGTGCGTGGCATTCCCACGATGATCCTGTTCGACAAGGGCCAGATCGTCGAAACCAAGGTCGGCGCAGCCCCCAAGAGCGCGCTGAAGAGCTGGCTGGAAGGCGCGCTTCCGGCCTGA
- a CDS encoding PD-(D/E)XK nuclease family protein yields the protein MPEARQPAVYAIGAQRGFADVLASGLLKRFGGDPLGLARTTLLIPNHRAGRAITEALVRHAADGLLLPRMVLIGDIDLDESLGALLDPLGDGAEVPPAVDPLERRFRLAALIAREGAGRAGAHDPAEALRLACEYARVLDQLQIEEKTLDDLDSIDVEADLAEHWAEARDLFLWVGRAWAADLIAMGRIDPADRRNRLLDKAAQRWREQPPQTPIIAAGITTAAPAIARLLRNIADLPQGMVVLPGLDLEMDELLWTAIGHPVTTPPALGSEPVEKPAVTHPQYHLKQLLHAMSVSRAEVQPWQAEPRTGPAADRARLLRSIFLPARLSDRWVTLEAADRRTRGIRIVEAENPDEEAQAIALMVRQALDEPARRVAIVTPDRSLAARVIAHLKRWEIDADDSAGEALPVTPPGRFLLAVAQCLADDFAPVALLDLFKHPLAQPGEARLAWLDEVRQLDRRLRGPRPAPGLRGIDIAIGNRPLREWWAAAKALLAPIGAWPRDPQPLSKTVAAIAAAADALSNQAVWTGLAGRCASDLVQQLLARTDAHDPLVTPSQAATILSRLMREKAVRPPYGKHPRVAIYGLLEARLQSADLVICAGLNEGVWPQIPSPDPWLAPMVRTALGLPPLEMRVGLAAQDLAGALASADVVLTRARRDGSAPTVASRFLLRLQAVAPDRHMEDMDALALARRLDRRLPPQRIDKPAPRPSAEQRVKRLSVTELDRLRADPFAFYAKRILGLPALDPVDAEPSAAWRGTLVHEILELWHRDDALDPALLVPRANRFLEAANVHPLIKALWRPRLVAALEWIAEQTETLAGEGRKMIDAERAGTFMIGEVEIRGKADRIDRMPDGTLAIVDYKTGKPPSARQVEAGFALQLGLLGMMAERGGFVAEGDQPAIGGKASGFEYWSLTRSKSGDFGYVDSPVGRKGRELTADNMLPTAEKFLREALDTWILGHAPFEAKLVPDQATYTEYDQLMRLAEWYGRQGSGR from the coding sequence ATGCCTGAAGCCCGCCAGCCTGCGGTCTATGCCATCGGGGCGCAGCGCGGGTTTGCGGACGTTCTGGCGAGCGGTCTGCTCAAGCGCTTTGGCGGCGACCCGCTGGGGCTGGCGCGGACGACACTGCTGATCCCCAACCACCGTGCCGGGCGGGCGATTACCGAAGCTTTGGTACGCCATGCGGCGGACGGCCTGCTGTTGCCGCGCATGGTGCTGATCGGCGATATCGACCTTGATGAGAGCCTGGGCGCGCTGCTCGACCCGTTGGGTGACGGGGCTGAGGTACCGCCAGCCGTCGATCCGCTGGAACGCCGCTTTCGGCTCGCGGCACTGATCGCGCGCGAAGGGGCAGGGCGGGCAGGCGCGCACGACCCGGCAGAGGCGCTGCGGCTGGCCTGCGAATATGCCCGCGTGCTCGATCAGCTGCAGATCGAAGAAAAGACGCTGGACGATCTCGACAGCATCGATGTCGAGGCCGATCTGGCCGAACATTGGGCTGAGGCGCGCGATCTGTTCCTGTGGGTCGGGCGCGCCTGGGCGGCAGACCTGATCGCCATGGGCCGCATCGACCCTGCCGACCGCCGCAACCGGCTGCTCGACAAGGCGGCGCAGCGTTGGCGCGAACAGCCGCCGCAGACACCGATCATTGCCGCAGGGATCACCACCGCCGCGCCTGCCATCGCGCGGCTGCTGCGCAATATTGCCGATCTGCCGCAAGGCATGGTGGTGCTGCCGGGGCTCGACCTGGAGATGGACGAGCTGCTCTGGACGGCGATCGGCCATCCGGTGACCACCCCGCCTGCGCTGGGCAGCGAGCCTGTCGAAAAGCCGGCGGTCACCCATCCGCAATATCACCTCAAGCAGCTGCTCCATGCGATGAGCGTCTCACGCGCCGAGGTGCAGCCGTGGCAGGCGGAACCCAGGACTGGTCCGGCGGCGGATCGCGCCCGTTTGCTGCGCAGCATTTTCCTGCCCGCACGGCTCAGCGATCGCTGGGTGACGTTGGAGGCCGCCGACCGGCGCACCAGGGGAATCCGGATCGTCGAGGCGGAAAATCCGGACGAAGAGGCCCAGGCCATCGCGCTGATGGTGCGCCAGGCGCTCGACGAGCCCGCGCGCCGCGTCGCCATCGTCACGCCCGACCGGTCGCTGGCCGCACGGGTGATCGCGCATCTGAAGCGGTGGGAGATCGACGCCGATGACAGCGCCGGGGAGGCGCTGCCGGTTACACCGCCGGGGCGGTTCCTGCTCGCGGTCGCGCAATGCCTGGCCGATGATTTCGCGCCGGTGGCCTTGCTCGATCTGTTCAAGCACCCGCTTGCCCAGCCAGGCGAGGCCAGGCTGGCCTGGCTCGACGAGGTGCGCCAGCTTGACCGTCGGCTTCGCGGCCCGCGCCCTGCACCTGGGCTGCGTGGCATCGACATTGCCATCGGCAACCGCCCGTTGCGCGAATGGTGGGCTGCCGCCAAGGCGTTGCTCGCGCCCATCGGCGCCTGGCCGCGCGATCCGCAGCCCTTGTCGAAGACCGTGGCCGCCATTGCTGCTGCGGCTGATGCGCTCAGCAACCAGGCGGTCTGGACCGGGCTGGCAGGGCGCTGCGCCTCCGATCTGGTGCAGCAGTTGCTGGCGCGCACCGATGCGCACGACCCGCTGGTCACACCATCGCAGGCAGCCACTATCCTGTCGCGACTGATGCGCGAAAAGGCGGTGCGTCCGCCTTATGGCAAGCATCCGCGCGTCGCGATCTATGGCCTGCTGGAAGCGCGCCTGCAAAGCGCCGACCTGGTCATCTGTGCGGGGTTGAACGAGGGCGTCTGGCCGCAGATTCCCTCGCCCGATCCGTGGCTGGCACCGATGGTGCGCACCGCCTTGGGCCTGCCGCCGCTCGAAATGCGCGTCGGGCTGGCCGCGCAGGACCTGGCCGGGGCGCTGGCCTCGGCCGACGTGGTGCTGACCCGGGCCCGGCGCGATGGCAGCGCGCCGACCGTCGCCTCGCGCTTTCTGCTCCGCCTGCAGGCGGTCGCGCCCGATCGGCACATGGAGGATATGGATGCGCTGGCGCTGGCGCGCAGGCTCGACCGGCGTCTGCCGCCCCAAAGGATCGACAAGCCCGCGCCAAGGCCGAGCGCGGAGCAGCGGGTGAAGCGGCTGTCGGTGACCGAACTCGACCGGCTGCGCGCAGACCCCTTTGCCTTTTACGCCAAGCGCATCCTGGGCCTGCCCGCCCTCGACCCGGTCGATGCCGAACCGAGCGCGGCATGGCGGGGAACGCTGGTCCACGAAATCCTGGAACTGTGGCACCGCGACGACGCGCTCGATCCTGCATTGCTGGTGCCGCGCGCCAATCGCTTCCTGGAGGCGGCGAACGTGCATCCGCTGATCAAGGCCTTGTGGCGGCCCCGGCTGGTTGCTGCGCTTGAATGGATTGCCGAGCAGACCGAGACGCTTGCTGGCGAGGGACGCAAGATGATCGACGCCGAACGGGCCGGCACCTTCATGATCGGCGAGGTCGAGATTCGCGGCAAGGCGGACAGGATCGACCGCATGCCCGACGGAACGCTGGCGATTGTCGACTACAAGACCGGCAAGCCGCCCAGCGCGCGGCAGGTGGAGGCGGGGTTCGCGCTGCAGCTCGGCCTGCTGGGGATGATGGCGGAACGTGGCGGCTTTGTCGCCGAAGGGGACCAGCCCGCGATTGGCGGCAAGGCGAGCGGCTTCGAATACTGGTCGCTCACCCGCAGCAAGTCGGGCGATTTCGGCTATGTCGACAGCCCCGTGGGCCGCAAGGGCCGCGAACTGACCGCCGACAATATGCTTCCGACCGCAGAGAAATTCCTGCGTGAGGCGCTCGACACCTGGATCCTGGGCCATGCGCCGTTCGAGGCCAAGCTGGTGCCCGATCAGGCAACCTATACCGAATATGACCAGCTGATGCGGCTCGCCGAATGGTATGGGCGGCAGGGGAGCGGCCGATGA
- a CDS encoding coniferyl aldehyde dehydrogenase: MATLADAPLKADQLEEILERQKKAFLAELPVPMAARKDRIRRMMKLVHDNGDALVAAMSEDFGHRSADQSKMTDIVAVLNCARHALKHMDDWAKPEKRSVQFPLGLLGARARVEYQPLGVVGVIAPWNFPIQLCLTPAIGALAAGNRVMIKNSEYTENTSNLLAELGPRYFDASEVAFFTGGPEVGQAFSELPFNHLLFTGATSVGHHIMRAAAKNLVPITLELGGKSPAIVGRGADKAKAAQRITMGKMLNAGQICIAPDYLYVPREDEREIIENIQQSAATLYPTLLTNDDYTAVVNERHHQRLTGYLDDAREKGAEVIEVNPAGEDFKSANSRKMPLHILRNVTDDMKVMQDEIFGPILPVKTYATVDEAIDFVNGRDRPLALYYFGENQDEAKKVTDRTISGGVTLNDTIFHVAMEDLPFGGVGPSGMGNYHGLDGFRTFSHAKSIYSQPRIDVAKLGGFLPPYGDATKKAIARDFKL; the protein is encoded by the coding sequence ATGGCGACTTTGGCAGACGCACCGCTCAAGGCGGATCAGCTTGAAGAAATTCTGGAGCGGCAGAAAAAGGCATTCCTCGCCGAACTGCCGGTGCCGATGGCGGCGCGCAAGGACCGCATCCGCCGCATGATGAAGCTGGTGCACGACAATGGCGATGCGCTGGTGGCCGCGATGAGCGAGGACTTCGGCCATCGCAGCGCCGACCAGTCGAAGATGACTGATATCGTTGCGGTGCTCAACTGCGCGCGTCATGCGCTCAAGCACATGGACGATTGGGCCAAGCCTGAAAAGCGCTCCGTGCAGTTCCCGCTGGGCCTGCTGGGTGCGCGCGCGCGTGTCGAATATCAGCCGCTGGGCGTGGTCGGCGTCATTGCGCCGTGGAACTTCCCTATCCAGCTGTGCCTCACGCCTGCCATCGGCGCGCTCGCTGCGGGCAACCGGGTGATGATCAAGAACAGCGAATATACCGAGAACACCTCGAACCTGCTCGCCGAGCTGGGGCCGCGCTATTTCGACGCGAGCGAGGTCGCATTCTTCACCGGCGGGCCCGAGGTCGGCCAGGCCTTTTCCGAGCTGCCGTTCAACCACCTGCTGTTCACCGGCGCTACCAGCGTCGGCCATCACATCATGCGCGCAGCTGCCAAGAACCTGGTGCCGATCACGCTGGAACTGGGCGGCAAGTCGCCCGCGATTGTCGGGCGCGGCGCAGACAAGGCCAAGGCAGCGCAGCGGATCACCATGGGCAAGATGCTCAACGCCGGGCAGATCTGCATCGCGCCCGACTATCTCTATGTCCCGCGCGAGGATGAGCGCGAGATCATCGAGAATATCCAGCAATCCGCCGCCACGCTCTACCCCACGCTGCTGACCAACGACGACTATACCGCCGTCGTGAACGAGCGGCACCACCAGCGGCTGACCGGATATCTCGACGATGCCCGGGAAAAGGGCGCAGAGGTGATCGAGGTCAATCCGGCGGGCGAGGATTTCAAGTCCGCCAACAGCCGCAAGATGCCGCTGCACATCCTGCGCAACGTCACCGACGACATGAAGGTGATGCAGGACGAAATCTTCGGCCCGATCCTGCCGGTCAAGACCTATGCGACCGTCGACGAGGCGATCGATTTCGTTAACGGCCGCGACCGTCCGCTGGCGCTCTATTATTTCGGCGAAAACCAGGACGAGGCAAAGAAGGTCACCGACCGCACCATTTCGGGCGGCGTGACCCTGAACGACACGATCTTCCACGTCGCGATGGAAGACCTGCCGTTCGGCGGCGTCGGACCCTCGGGCATGGGCAATTATCACGGGCTCGACGGCTTCCGCACCTTCAGCCATGCCAAGTCCATCTACAGCCAGCCGCGCATCGATGTCGCCAAGCTGGGCGGTTTCCTGCCGCCTTATGGCGATGCCACCAAGAAGGCGATCGCCCGCGATTTCAAGCTGTGA
- a CDS encoding inositol monophosphatase, producing the protein MMHPLHAPVSDLIRTVAREVVLHHYQDLAQHQIDEKSPGDLVTVADKESERRLSAGLAAILPHASIVGEEAVAADPALIERVNDSTAWIIDPIDGTHNFAHGHPPFGIIIALVEGGETVAGWLYDPLADRMCHALLGGGAYINEQQVMARESGAALPIAAISTMFIPDDRRAALTAAIDGRFTMVDIPRCAAEQYPRLVLGQNDVTLFERTLPWDHAAGVLFTLEAGGKAARLDGSPYRPGDQRKGMLAAASPAMWDKAAAIII; encoded by the coding sequence ATGATGCATCCGCTCCACGCTCCCGTTTCCGACCTGATCCGCACCGTCGCCCGCGAAGTGGTGCTGCATCACTATCAGGACCTCGCGCAGCACCAGATCGACGAGAAATCGCCCGGCGACCTGGTCACCGTCGCCGACAAGGAGAGCGAAAGGCGATTGAGCGCAGGACTGGCGGCGATCCTGCCGCATGCCAGCATCGTCGGCGAGGAAGCCGTAGCCGCTGACCCGGCGCTGATCGAGCGCGTCAACGACAGCACCGCGTGGATCATCGATCCCATCGATGGCACGCACAATTTCGCCCATGGCCACCCGCCGTTCGGCATCATCATCGCGCTGGTCGAGGGAGGCGAAACGGTAGCAGGCTGGCTCTACGACCCGCTAGCCGACCGCATGTGCCACGCCCTGCTTGGCGGCGGCGCGTATATCAACGAGCAGCAGGTGATGGCGCGCGAAAGCGGCGCAGCACTGCCGATTGCCGCGATCTCGACGATGTTCATCCCCGACGACCGCCGCGCTGCGCTGACGGCGGCGATCGATGGCCGATTCACGATGGTGGATATTCCGCGCTGTGCAGCAGAGCAATATCCCCGGCTGGTGCTGGGGCAGAATGACGTGACGCTGTTCGAGCGCACATTGCCCTGGGACCATGCCGCGGGCGTGCTGTTCACCCTGGAAGCAGGCGGCAAGGCCGCGCGGCTGGACGGATCGCCCTATCGCCCCGGCGACCAGCGCAAGGGCATGCTCGCCGCCGCCAGCCCAGCGATGTGGGATAAGGCAGCGGCGATCATCATCTGA
- a CDS encoding glutathione S-transferase family protein translates to MLTIWGRLNSHNVKKVVWAAEEIGLDYIRHDVGGKFGMDEAYLALNPNALIPTIEDNGLVLWESNAILRYLAHAHAPHLWPADPRERAAADKWMDWQFGFADAQRDVFLMLVRQPVERHDPAVIAKGSDATARMMAMLDALLAQQPWITGDSFGIADIPMGTYVHTWFTLAMPRPDFPHLRDWYERMTARPGYADNVMIPLT, encoded by the coding sequence ATGCTGACCATCTGGGGCCGCCTCAACTCGCACAACGTCAAGAAGGTGGTGTGGGCGGCTGAAGAAATCGGTCTCGATTACATACGCCATGACGTCGGCGGGAAATTCGGCATGGATGAGGCCTATCTGGCGCTCAATCCCAATGCGCTGATCCCGACCATCGAGGACAACGGCCTGGTGCTTTGGGAATCGAATGCGATCCTGCGGTATCTGGCGCACGCTCATGCTCCGCACCTTTGGCCCGCCGATCCGCGCGAGCGCGCTGCGGCGGACAAGTGGATGGACTGGCAGTTCGGCTTTGCCGATGCCCAGCGCGATGTCTTTCTGATGCTGGTGCGCCAGCCGGTCGAACGGCACGATCCGGCGGTCATCGCCAAGGGTTCCGATGCAACGGCCAGGATGATGGCCATGCTCGACGCCCTGCTGGCCCAGCAGCCGTGGATTACCGGCGACAGCTTCGGCATAGCGGATATTCCGATGGGCACCTACGTTCATACGTGGTTTACTCTGGCCATGCCGCGCCCCGATTTTCCGCACCTGCGGGACTGGTACGAGCGGATGACCGCCCGCCCCGGCTATGCCGACAATGTGATGATCCCGCTGACATGA
- the addA gene encoding double-strand break repair helicase AddA — protein MSGGSGLPLLQGDQALAVSPADQVWLSASAGTGKTQVLTSRVYRLLLEPGVNPDAILCLTFTKAGASEMANRINAQLAAWVRMSDTALGADLANIGAPVDADTLIRARRLFARVLDAPQGGLRIQTIHSFCQSLLASFPEEAGLAPGFKPMEDRDRIQLARDTLGAMLIEAAQRGDARLSDNLEALSLKLGAEATESFLMRCAARPDAMDALTGDIRPYINAALGLKRDEDGSGLAAMCSDAVFDIPNLEALQDSNVRWGTKTGMEVAGKIQAWLDMDAAARLENLDLVWLAVAKADGDPRKWESFSAKVDPDYFDKAESLYSDLKALKDHAALVAFSGEFSRALEVGRDFAWRFAEAKRQAGLLDFDDLIRAAANLLSGRTMAQWIAFKLDQRFDHVLVDEAQDTNPSQWAIVRGLIDDYFTGLGSKADRFRTLFTVGDFKQAIFGFQGTSPQYYAAARVRIGQQALDSGQPFLDLSLDRSFRSTQPVLDMVDAVLDRLGPQALGIMDDVLPLHEGRKGPGMVELWRPVGEGIEDADEGGEGEDAEEWLSGADRRFAEQLADRIAGWLNPQSSHRLWLERRSDGQPGWAGAGDIMVLLRRRGDLASLIVARLYAAGVPVAGIDRLRLGQPLAVQDLIAAIRFALQPLDDLTCAALLVSPLGGWTQEELLQYGYRPEKRSLWPHLRDLAESDPALGARLAPLYALLVMADFGTAYDFLEQVLTGPVQGRARLVARLGEEALDPIAELLALAQKFAASHDGGLQAFLHWFDAGDEEIKRELAGQSDMVRVMTVHGSKGLQAPIVILADACVDPTRKVDSSFDWPVEIVGRDAQITLPVYSLPKAQRIGPLAEAHDAAREADMQEHWRLLYVAMTRAAERLYVGGTLGKRAKEPPAESWYAAIEASFADKGCDWIDAGEGACRRFGTAAAPVPRADPVIADTPPQAEALPDWALTPAAPEQRPPIPLAPSSLGKDDVASPPLTGPDRERAAKRGLIMHSLFERLPALAPEQRREAARRWLARQHDIEDAAEADAIIDPVCAVIDHPQFADVFQEGALAEAPIAAVVGPNVVSGTVDRLLVQEDRVLVVDFKTGRRPPRSIDQLPVAHVRQMAAYVAALRLIFPGRFVQAGLLYTAAPQLFLLPDDLLAATKLD, from the coding sequence ATGAGTGGTGGTTCCGGCCTTCCCCTGCTGCAGGGCGACCAGGCGCTGGCGGTCTCGCCGGCCGATCAGGTGTGGCTCAGCGCCTCGGCGGGCACCGGCAAGACGCAGGTGCTGACCTCGCGCGTCTACCGCCTTTTGCTCGAACCCGGGGTCAACCCCGATGCGATCCTGTGCCTGACCTTCACCAAGGCTGGCGCGAGCGAGATGGCGAACCGCATCAATGCGCAGCTCGCCGCCTGGGTGCGGATGAGCGACACCGCGCTGGGTGCGGACCTTGCCAATATCGGCGCGCCGGTGGATGCGGACACGCTGATCCGCGCGCGCCGCCTGTTCGCGCGCGTCCTCGATGCGCCGCAGGGCGGCCTGCGCATCCAGACGATCCACAGCTTTTGCCAGTCGCTGCTCGCAAGCTTTCCCGAAGAGGCGGGGCTGGCCCCTGGCTTCAAGCCGATGGAGGATCGCGATCGTATCCAGCTGGCGCGCGACACGCTGGGCGCCATGCTGATCGAGGCAGCGCAGCGCGGCGATGCGAGGCTGTCCGACAATCTCGAAGCCCTGAGCCTCAAGCTGGGGGCGGAGGCCACAGAAAGCTTCCTGATGCGCTGCGCCGCGCGGCCCGATGCGATGGACGCGCTGACCGGCGACATCCGCCCCTATATCAACGCGGCCCTGGGGCTGAAGCGCGACGAGGACGGCAGCGGCCTTGCAGCGATGTGCAGCGATGCGGTGTTCGACATTCCCAATCTGGAAGCGCTGCAGGACAGCAATGTCCGCTGGGGGACGAAGACGGGCATGGAGGTCGCCGGCAAGATTCAGGCCTGGCTCGACATGGATGCCGCGGCGCGGCTGGAAAATCTGGATCTTGTCTGGCTCGCGGTTGCCAAGGCCGATGGCGACCCGCGCAAATGGGAAAGCTTTTCGGCCAAGGTAGACCCCGATTATTTCGACAAGGCGGAGAGCCTGTACAGTGACCTGAAGGCGTTGAAGGACCATGCCGCGCTGGTCGCGTTCTCGGGCGAGTTTTCCCGCGCGCTGGAGGTCGGCCGCGATTTTGCCTGGCGCTTTGCCGAGGCGAAACGTCAGGCCGGCCTGCTCGATTTCGACGACCTGATCCGCGCGGCTGCAAACCTTCTATCGGGCCGGACGATGGCGCAGTGGATCGCCTTCAAGCTCGACCAGCGCTTCGACCATGTGCTGGTCGATGAGGCGCAGGATACCAACCCCAGCCAATGGGCGATCGTGCGCGGCCTGATCGACGATTATTTCACCGGGCTGGGCAGCAAGGCCGATCGCTTTCGCACATTGTTCACGGTCGGCGATTTCAAGCAGGCGATCTTCGGCTTCCAGGGCACCAGCCCGCAATATTATGCCGCCGCGCGCGTGCGCATCGGTCAGCAGGCTCTGGATTCCGGCCAGCCATTTCTTGATCTCAGCCTCGATCGCAGCTTCCGTTCGACCCAGCCGGTGCTCGACATGGTCGATGCCGTGCTCGACCGGCTGGGCCCGCAGGCGCTCGGCATCATGGACGATGTCCTGCCCCTGCATGAAGGGCGCAAGGGGCCGGGCATGGTCGAACTGTGGCGTCCGGTGGGCGAGGGGATCGAGGATGCCGATGAGGGCGGCGAGGGCGAGGATGCCGAAGAATGGCTGTCGGGTGCGGACCGCAGGTTTGCCGAACAGCTCGCCGATCGCATCGCCGGCTGGCTGAACCCGCAATCGTCGCACCGGCTGTGGCTGGAGCGGCGGTCCGATGGTCAGCCCGGCTGGGCCGGCGCGGGCGATATCATGGTGCTGCTGCGCCGCCGCGGTGACCTCGCTTCGCTGATTGTCGCGCGGCTATATGCCGCAGGCGTGCCGGTGGCGGGGATCGACCGGTTGCGCCTGGGCCAGCCGCTTGCGGTGCAGGATCTGATCGCGGCGATCCGCTTTGCGCTGCAGCCGCTCGATGATCTGACCTGCGCCGCCCTGCTGGTCTCGCCGCTGGGTGGCTGGACGCAGGAAGAGTTGCTGCAATACGGTTATCGCCCGGAAAAGCGATCGTTGTGGCCGCATCTGCGGGACCTGGCCGAGAGCGATCCGGCGCTGGGCGCAAGGCTTGCGCCGCTTTATGCGCTGCTGGTGATGGCGGACTTCGGTACGGCCTATGATTTTCTGGAACAGGTGCTGACAGGGCCGGTGCAGGGCCGCGCCAGGCTGGTGGCGCGGTTGGGCGAAGAGGCGCTTGATCCGATTGCCGAACTGCTCGCGCTGGCGCAGAAATTTGCCGCCAGCCATGATGGCGGGCTGCAGGCGTTTCTCCACTGGTTCGATGCCGGCGACGAAGAGATCAAGCGCGAGCTGGCCGGGCAGAGCGACATGGTGCGCGTGATGACGGTGCACGGCTCCAAGGGCCTGCAGGCCCCGATAGTCATTCTCGCCGATGCCTGTGTCGATCCGACGCGCAAGGTGGATTCGAGCTTCGACTGGCCGGTCGAGATCGTCGGCCGCGATGCACAGATTACCCTGCCGGTCTATTCGCTCCCCAAGGCGCAGCGCATCGGCCCGCTCGCCGAGGCGCATGATGCCGCGCGCGAAGCGGACATGCAGGAGCACTGGCGGCTGCTCTATGTCGCGATGACCCGCGCGGCGGAGCGGCTCTATGTCGGTGGCACCCTGGGCAAACGGGCAAAAGAGCCGCCCGCTGAAAGCTGGTATGCGGCCATCGAGGCAAGCTTTGCGGACAAGGGTTGCGACTGGATCGATGCGGGTGAAGGCGCATGCCGCCGTTTCGGGACCGCCGCCGCGCCGGTGCCACGTGCAGACCCGGTGATTGCGGACACGCCGCCACAGGCGGAGGCGCTGCCAGACTGGGCGCTCACCCCGGCCGCGCCCGAGCAGCGCCCGCCGATCCCGCTCGCGCCATCGTCGCTGGGCAAGGACGATGTGGCGAGCCCGCCGCTGACCGGACCCGATCGCGAGCGTGCGGCGAAGCGCGGTCTGATCATGCACAGCCTGTTCGAACGGCTCCCGGCGCTGGCGCCCGAGCAGCGGCGAGAGGCGGCGCGGCGCTGGCTGGCGCGACAGCATGACATCGAGGATGCAGCCGAGGCCGATGCGATCATCGATCCGGTGTGCGCGGTGATCGATCACCCGCAATTTGCCGATGTCTTCCAGGAAGGAGCGCTGGCCGAAGCGCCGATTGCCGCAGTGGTGGGTCCGAACGTTGTGTCGGGTACGGTTGATCGGCTGCTGGTCCAGGAAGACCGCGTGCTGGTAGTCGATTTCAAGACCGGTCGCCGCCCGCCCCGATCGATCGATCAGCTGCCCGTCGCGCATGTCCGGCAGATGGCCGCCTATGTCGCGGCGCTGCGCCTGATCTTTCCGGGCCGGTTTGTGCAGGCCGGGCTGCTTTATACCGCTGCACCGCAGCTTTTCCTGTTGCCCGACGACCTGCTGGCAGCGACGAAGCTGGATTGA